The Vitis riparia cultivar Riparia Gloire de Montpellier isolate 1030 chromosome 3, EGFV_Vit.rip_1.0, whole genome shotgun sequence genome includes a region encoding these proteins:
- the LOC117911680 gene encoding agamous-like MADS-box protein AGL62 codes for MVEKSSKGRQKIEIAKIPKKNHLQVTFSKRKSGLFKKASELCTLCGANIAILVFSPGGKVFSFGHPDVRSIVHSFFAYNPPTKCSGLNLIEAHDQSASIHKLNLQLAEVLNQLEAEKKRGEILGQIRASQAQCWWEAPIDELSLFELQQLKVSMEELKKIVVSQAELLLMEGNANPSTFNKVNGNPMVDDFEFERKLSEIHGLSIMPHVHNFGHGLGFF; via the coding sequence ATGGTGGAGAAGTCAAGCAAGGGTCGCCAAAAGATCGAAATTGCGAAAATACCGAAGAAAAATCATCTTCAAGTCACCTTCTCCAAGCGCAAGTCTGGGCTCTTCAAGAAGGCTAGTGAACTTTGCACTCTTTGTGGGGCAAATATTGCTATATTAGTTTTTTCCCCTGGTGGAAAGGTATTCTCTTTTGGTCATCCTGATGTTCGGTCCATCGTCCATTCGTTCTTCGCTTACAATCCTCCAACCAAATGTAGTGGTCTCAACCTAATTGAAGCTCATGATCAGAGTGCTAGTATCCACAAGCTCAACTTACAGCTCGCGGAAGTGCTTAACCAACTAGAAGCAGAGAAAAAGAGAGGTGAAATACTCGGCCAAATAAGAGCTAGCCAAGCCCAATGCTGGTGGGAAGCACCAATTGATGAGTTAAGTTTGTTTGAGCTTCAACAATTGAAGGTGTCCATGGAGGAGCTTAAGAAGATTGTAGTGAGTCAAGCTGAACTGCTTCTAATGGAGGGTAATGCTAATCCTTCTACTTTCAATAAGGTTAATGGGAACCCAATGGTTGATGACTTTGAGTTTGAGAGGAAACTCAGTGAGATTCATGGTCTTTCCATTATGCCCCATGTCCATAATTTTGGTCATGGACTAGGCTTTTTCTGA
- the LOC117911898 gene encoding uncharacterized protein LOC117911898, translated as MDPCPFLRILVGNLALKSPALIPSKSAFSLVHPSSSPFFCKIKLGNFPSQFATVPLVPQETHTSDDVVSFTLTRKDIEKLGEKSLFSTKEPRLQILVYTGRRGRSCGFSAGKLLGRVTVGLDLKGAVGRACVFHNGWVSVGGESSQLYLSVRAEPDPRFVFQFGGEPECSPQVFQIQGNLRQPVFTCKFSFRNSGDRSLRSRSSISEASTSRSWFSSKDEDSKERKGWSITIHDLSGCPVAAASMTNPFVPSPGSGRVKRSNPGAWLILRPEDGTWKPWGRLEAWREPDGLGHRFELLPDATGGPAVLLASSTLSTKKGGKFTIDSSSRNFPATTPRGACESGTRSWVESVYKGFVMSSTVGGEGRCSTPEVEVGVKHVTCTEDAAAFVALAAAMDLSMDACKLFSQKLRKELRRQQSEEFVV; from the exons ATGGATCCCTGCCCTTTCCTTCGGATCCTTGTGGGAAATCTAGCTCTCAAGTCTCCTGCTCTGATCCCCTCCAAGTCTGCCTTCTCGCTTGTtcatccttcttcttctcccttCTTTTGCAAGATCAAGCTCGGAAATTTCCCCTCGCAGTTCGCTACGGTTCCCTTGGTTCCACAAGAGACTCACACTTCGGATGACGTCGTTTCCTTCACTTTGACTCGGAAGGATATCGAAAAGCTGGGGGAGAAGAGCCTTTTCTCCACTAAGGAGCCGCGTTTACAGATTCTGGTTTACACTGGGCGGAGAGGGAGGAGTTGTGGGTTCAGCGCTGGGAAGCTGTTGGGTAGAGTCACGGTGGGGTTGGATCTCAAGGGGGCGGTGGGTAGAGCTTGTGTATTTCACAATGGATGGGTCTCCGTTGGCGGCGAGTCCTCTCAGTTGTATTTGAGCGTTCGGGCCGAGCCTGATCCAAGATTTGTGTTTCAGTTTGGGGGGGAACCGGAGTGCAGCCCTCAGGTTTTTCAGATTCAGGGAAACCTCCGGCAGCCGGTGTTTACCTGCAAGTTCAGTTTCAGAAACTCCGGTGACCGAAGCTTGAGATCAAG aTCATCAATTTCAGAAGCGAGCACATCGAGAAGCTGGTTCAGCTCTAAAGATGAGGATTCAAAGGAGCGCAAAGGGTGGTCGATAACCATCCACGATCTCTCGGGCTGTCCCGTCGCCGCTGCTTCGATGACGAATCCCTTCGTCCCCTCGCCGGGCTCCGGCCGGGTCAAGCGGTCGAACCCTGGAGCCTGGCTGATCCTCCGGCCGGAAGACGGGACCTGGAAGCCGTGGGGGAGGCTAGAGGCATGGCGGGAGCCGGACGGCCTAGGCCACCGATTCGAGCTCCTCCCGGACGCAACGGGCGGCCCCGCCGTTCTTCTCGCCAGTTCTACTCTCAGCACCAAAAAAGGCGGGAAATTCACCATTGACTCCAGCTCCAGGAACTTTCCGGCGACGACCCCGAGAGGCGCGTGCGAGTCCGGAACAAGGTCATGGGTGGAATCGGTGTACAAAGGGTTCGTGATGTCATCGACGGTGGGCGGAGAGGGGCGGTGCAGCACGCCGGAGGTGGAGGTGGGGGTGAAGCACGTGACGTGCACGGAGGACGCGGCGGCGTTCGTGGCGTTGGCGGCGGCCATGGACCTGAGCATGGACGCCTGCAAGCTGTTTTCACAGAAACTGAGGAAAGAGCTGAGAAGGCAGCAGAGTGAGGAGTTTGTCGTTTGA
- the LOC117911429 gene encoding dentin sialophosphoprotein yields MFKSPSRNQRSKGFKVKHILQICLLLAVCFWLIYQVKHSHDKKKEFDANDAKISSNTQGGNELLKFGRKDLHPRVDGEAKNEKHGEEETEEEDEAGGVEEEESKHDEEQEEEESKHDEEQEEEESKVDEREDEGRGGGDDEIDENDQERAEGESDHDEEVLDEEKEREEEGDEKESGEKESEEKDDLSENEKEMDDQDHDGGSRNAHEAREEHYKADDASSAVAHDTQTNGGEADKMEDFDENTLEQETKPNNNELSSEHKNSKAEEVELAENEASSNVTDSQGKGTEINSPKSENSSLQNPPITTESNDQPEISNKNSSEVSNKDSSEVSNNDSSELSTKSSDSDPKNGIETVLDPIQAQNATGEGINTEQGADTQHVVLKQTIDSTIVTGKNQSGSEPENAGATTGESSNSISSNATSEAEHNPELLIPKENTDAIQNEKPDTSNGSGETDESSASSSTNGSGDSIQQDPIDVSDSSIPQEEKESPPTDLDKTFDIRTDASDKEGAATE; encoded by the coding sequence ATGTTTAAGTCGCCTAGCAGAAACCAGAGATCCAAAGGTTTCAAGGTAAAGCATATTCTGCAGATTTGCCTGTTACTTGCTGTTTGCTTCTGGTTGATCTACCAAGTGAAGCACTCCCATGATAAGAAGAAAGAGTTTGATGCAAATGATGCAAAAATCTCATCAAACACGCAAGGTGGCAATGAACTTCTGAAATTTGGAAGGAAGGATCTCCATCCTCGGGTGGATGGAGAAGCAAAGAATGAAAAACATGGGGAAGAAGAAACTGAAGAAGAGGATGAAGCTGGAGGAGTAGAGGAAGAAGAAAGCAAGCATGATGAAgagcaagaagaagaagaaagcaagCATGATGAAgagcaagaagaagaagaaagcaagGTTGATGAGAGAGAAGATGAAGGAAGAGGGGGTGGAGATGATGAGATAGATGAAAATGATCAAGAGAGAGCTGAAGGAGAATCTGATCATGATGAAGAGGTATTAGAtgaggaaaaagagagagaagaggaggGCGATGAGAAGGAAAGTGGGGAGAAAGAGAGTGAAGAGAAAGATGACCTATCTGAGAATGAGAAGGAAATGGATGATCAGGATCATGATGGTGGTAGCAGGAATGCTCATGAGGCACGAGAAGAACATTACAAAGCCGATGATGCATCTAGTGCTGTGGCCCATGATACTCAAACTAATGGTGGTGAAGCTGATAAAATGGAAGACTTTGATGAGAACACTCTAGAGCAGGAGACCAAACCCAACAACAATGAGCTCAGTAGCGAGCACAAGAATTCAAAGGCAGAAGAAGTTGAATTGGCTGAAAATGAAGCTTCTTCAAATGTGACAGACAGCCAAGGAAAGGGTACTGAGATTAATTCACCCAAATCTGAGAATAGCTCACTTCAAAATCCCCCAATAACAACAGAATCCAATGATCAACCAGAGATCAGCAATAAAAACTCATCAGAGGTTAGCAATAAAGACTCATCAGAGGTCAGCAATAACGACTCATCAGAACTGAGTACCAAATCTTCTGATTCAGATCCAAAGAATGGAATTGAAACTGTCTTAGATCCTATTCAAGCTCAAAATGCAACAGGGGAGGGCATAAATACTGAACAAGGCGCCGACACGCAACATGTTGTACTGAAACAGACTATCGACTCTACCATAGTGACAGGTAAGAATCAATCTGGTTCTGAACCTGAGAATGCTGGAGCAACCACAGGAGAATCTTCAAATTCCATAAGCTCCAATGCAACTTCTGAAGCAGaacacaaccctgagttgttgatACCAAAAGAGAATACTGATGCCATTCAGAATGAGAAGCCTGACACCAGCAATGGATCAGGGGAGACAGATGAAAGCTCAGCATCCTCCTCCACAAATGGGAGTGGAGACTCAATTCAACAGGACCCAATTGATGTTTCTGATTCTTCCATCCCTCAAGAAGAAAAGGAGTCTCCACCCACGGATTTGGATAAGACGTTTGATATTAGAACAGACGCAAGTGACAAGGAAGGTGCTGCAACAGAATGA